The DNA window TTGGCGGCGTCGATCATCTTCTTCAGGCCGAAATGGCCCGGCTCGTTGAGCAGCACCACGGTGCGGCCCTCGGGCGTGATGGCGGTGATGCGCGAGCCCGGCGTGCCTTGCGGATTCGGCCACACCATGTGGACGAACGGCTGCGGCTGGCCGCGCCAGCGCAGCGCCTGGCCATCGATCTCGATGGTGAACTCGGTGGCGCCGGTGGCGCCCAGCGCCTGCACGTCGAAGCGCGTCTGCGACTCGGAAGCGCCGGCCTGGGCGGCGACGCCGCCGGCCGACAATGGGGCCACCCAGCTCGGGAAGCTGCTGACCACGCCAGGCGCCAGGTTGATGCCCATGTTGGCCCAGGTCTTGGCGCTGAGGGTGTCGCCACGGCGCACCACCAACGGTCCGATGGTGGTGTTGAAGTACTTGGCGATGGCGCCGTCCGGGCCGAACATCTGGCCGATCTCGGCGTCGGTCGCTTCCAGTTTCGATTCCGGCGCGAACGGATACTTGAGCGCCAGGCTGCGGTTGAACGGTTCCAGCACTTGCGCGGTCCAAACTTTGTTGACTTCGGTTTCGGTCGGACGCACGATGACGGCGAAGGTTTGCATCAGCGGCCGCACCAGCAGCGGACGGATGGCTTGGCGTTGCTGGTCGGTCATGCCGACCAGCATCTGCTCATCGACATATTTGAGCGCCTCGGCCAGTTCGGAGCCGGTGCCGTCGAGCGTCTGCTGCATGAACTGCTTGGCGCCGGGGCCGGTGTCGCCCTGGTTCTTGATCTGGTTGAAGCGGCCGCGCAGCTTGGACAGCGCGTCCATGTAGCCGCCCATCAGGGTCGCGCCCTTGTCCTTGCTCACCACCAGCTTGGCGACGCCGGAGAACTCGCGTCCGACCGGACCCATCGGGATCGGTGCGGCGCCAGGGGCCGCGCTGGTGTTGATGTTGACGTCGATGCCGGACGGCTTCTGGCGCAGGATGGTTTGCTTGAACCACTCGACCACGCCGCGCTGGGCGCGCTGCAGGCCGGCGTCGATCAGCGACGGGTTGTCCCACGAGGTTTGTTCGTAGACCGTTTTGATCAGCTTGTCGATCGGCGACGCTTGCGGATCGCCCAGGCGGTTCATCGCGCTGGCGGCCTGGTCGAAGCCGTTCAGTTCGCGGATGCTGACGCCCTGGATGAACTTCTGCCATTCCTTGGCGTAGTCGTTTTTATACAGCTCGACCAGCGCCTTCTGGATCTGTTCCGGGCTGCCTTCCAGCGTCAGATCGTCCTTGGCGGCGGTTTTCAGCACCCAGTCCGAGCTTTGCAGCTCGCGGTTGGCGGCGTCGCGGAAGGCTTCCTGGATGAACTTGTCCCAGGCCTCGCGGGTGAAGGTGCCCGGGATGGCGTAGCTGCCCACCACCAGTTCCTTGTCCTGCTCGCCGACGATGCGGGCCACCGTCATCGACGGGAAGCGGGTGGCGGCGCGCGCCTTGACGTCGGCGTAGACGCGCTCGCGCGCCGGCAGGCCGCGCACCACTTTGCGCAGGTTGTCGCGGCTTTGGTCGACCAGGGCCAGCTTGGGTTCGATGGTCGGCCACGAAGGGTCGCTCATCTGGCTCAGGTAGAACGAGATCATGCGCTCGGCGCTGCGGATCATTTGCTCGCGCGGCATGGTGCCGCGATTGCTGTCGAGCCAGACGCGCCAGAAGCGGGTCAGCTGGTCGTTCAGGTGGCTGGCCTCGGCGCGCGACTTGTCGGTCAACATCAGGTAGGTCTTGAGCGCGTTGTAGGCGTCCTCGACGTTGGCCGGGTTGGCGTCCTTGAATTGCAGCGCGCCGAAGTTGACTGCGGCGGCCGGCGACAGCGCGACCGTGCCGGGCAGCGCGCCCGGGGCGGCGCCAGGCGCGACGGCGGGAACGACGGCGCCGGGGACGGCAGGGACGGCACCGGCCACCGGCGCGGTGGCGGCGGCGTTCAGCGCGCCCGACTGCGGCGGACGCGACATCGGCTCCAGCTTGTCGGCGCCGCTGTTGACTTCGCCCAGGAAGGCTTCGATCGACTGGCCGACCGGCTTGAGCATCACTTCCTTCAGGCCGGAGAAGTATTCCTCACGCAGCTTGCGCTCCAGGAACTCGCCCTGGTACAGGCCCAGGCCGAGCGACAGCGGACGGTCGGTGCGATAGGATTCGAGTTGTTCGATACGGTCTTGCAGGATTTCCAGCGCCTCGAAGCGCGACGCCAGGTCCAGGCGTTTTTCCTGCACCTTGACGGCCTGCGCCAGATCGGCCTGGACGTTGTTGACCAGTTGGCGGTTGGCCAGGTAGGACCAGCTCCAGCCGCCCAGCGCCAGGCCGACCAGCGCCATGGCGCCGAAGAAGGTGGCGTAGCGCATGCGCGTCTTGGCCGGGCTGGCGTACTGCGCCACCAGGTCCTTGTCGGCGAAGATCACTTTGCGGAACAGGTTGAGCAGGAAGTAGCCGTGCTGGTCTTGCACCTCGGACTGGGCCGCCGGCAGCATCTGCAAATCGAAACGGTGGGCGACGCGCTCGGACGAGGCCGAAACGGATTCGCCCTCCTGCAGCGCGCTGGTGAAGTAGAAGCCACGGAACACCGGCTTGAACTGGAACGGGTTTTCCTCGAACAGGGTGGCGATGAAGGTGCGCAGCGGCCCCTTGATCGAGCTGAACTCCAGCGGGAAGGTGAACACGCCCGGCGGCATGCGCTCGCGCCATTGCAGCGCCATGTTGGCCAGGCTCAGGTCCTTGAGGCCGTCGTACAGCTCGTCGAAGCGCTGGTCGAACTGCTCCAGCACGTCCTGCTTGGAGCTGGTCTGGCTGTAGGGCAGGGTGGCGCCCCATACTTTATCGCGCTCGCCGCGCTCGGCGTCCTGGAAGAACTCGTTGAAACCGGTGATCAGGTCGGCCTTGGTGAACACCACGTAGACCGGCGCGTGCACTTCCAGCTTCTCGGTGAGCTCCTGCACGCGCTGGCGCAGGTTCTTGGCCAGGTTGATGGCGAACTCCGGCCGGCTACCGGTCAGCTCGGCGACGCTGACGGCGATGATGATGCCGTTGATCGGCGCGCGCTTGCGGTATTTCTTCAGCAGGGCGAGGAAGCCCAGCCATTCGCCACGGTCCTCCTCGCTGACGGAGTAGCGGCCGGCGGTGTCGAGCAGGATGCCGTCGGTGGTGAAGAACCAGTCGCAATTGCGCGTGCCGCCCACGCCCTGGACGATCTTGCTGTCGGCGAAGGGGAACTGCAGGCCCGAGCTGGCGATCGCCGTGCTCTTGCCGGCGGCCGGGTTGCCGATCACCATATACCACGGCAATTCGTACAGCGCGGCGTCGCCCGAGAGCTGGCCCAGCTTGGACGTCTTGATGGTGCCGATCGCCTCCATCATGCGCTTGCGTAGCGCCTCGTTCTCCTCGCGCTGGGCGGCGTCGGCCTTGGACGCGCCGGTCTGCTGCTCGAGCATGCCGCCGAAGGCGGCGCCGGAGCGCTGGCGGCGATAGCGCTTGAACAGCCAGACGGCGCCGTACAGCAGCAGCGCGACCAATAGCACGATCAGTACCCATTGGTAGGAAATCTCGAAGACGGCGGCGGCGATCAGCAGCGCGGCGGCAAAGGCCGCGAAGCCGATCACGGCCAGGCTGAAACGAGCGGTGAGAAAGTGCCAGAATCGTTGCATCATAGTGGGGCTAAAGGGGCTAAGGCGTACTTGGGTTGAGTGAAATGGTTCATGCCGTGGTCTCGGCCGTGGATGGCGGAGCCGCTTGCGGCGCCAGCAGCACGGCGCCACGGTGGAATGGATCGAGATTGGTCACGCACAGCGCCGGGCCTTTGCCGTCGCGGACCTGCTGCTGCGCAAGCACCAGCGCGGCAATGATCGAGACGGCGCCGGCGTCGCCGCAGGCGGACGCGACCGACAGCACCTGGCTGCCCAGGTCGAGTTCGGGCAGCGTGGTGCTGGCCATGCCCAGCAATTCGGTCATGCGGCCGACGCGCTGGTCGCTGTCGGCGGTGAGCGTGGCGATATCGGCGGCGTTGACGCCGGCCGTGGCGATCGCCTGCGTCGCCAGCTCGGCCAGCAGGCCGGTGTCGCCGCGCGGCTTGGTGTCGGCGGAGGCGGCGCGCAGCGCGCTGCTGGCGGGATACATCAGCGCGGCGTCGGCGGCGTCGAACAGCGCGCCCTGGGCGGCGTCGGCCAGCAGCAGGCCGGCCGCGCCTTCGCCCGGGATGCGTCCCTGCGGATGATTGCTGTCGAACAGCATGAAATGGTCGGCCCAGTCCTGCACGCTGGCCGCGCCGATGCGCGAGCCGCACGCCAGCACCAGGCATAGCAACGGTTGCTCGTCCTGCCGCGCCTGGATTGCCAACTGGCGGATCAGCTGCAGCGCCGGTTGCGCGTGCGCGGCCATCAGCGGCGGCGCCAGGCGGGCTTGAGGCCAGCCGTGGCGGGCCACGATGTGGCGCAGCCAGCCGGAGGCGGCGGTACGCTGGGTGTCGGTCCATTCGGCCGGCAGCAGGGTGACCACGTGCAGCGCCGGCAGCGGCGGCAACGGTTTGCCGTCGGCGGCCGCGTCCAGGTAGGCCGGCAGCGCCGGGTGCGGGCCGAGTTCGGCGGCCAGGTCGGCGGCGACGGCGCTGCCGAGCGCCAGTGCGCGCCATTGCTCGTCGACGAAGTCGATCTCCGGATGGTGGGCGCGCAGCCAGTCGGCCATCTCGTCCTGCTGGGCGGCGACGTCGACGTCGTCGACCCGGCCGCTGAGGATGGGGTAGCCGCTCTCGTCGACCAGTTCCGGGTCGAGGGCGAGGTTGGCCTTGCGCGACAACAGCGCGTCCGCCAGGCGGGCGGCGCTGTCGCCGTGCGGCATGCGCAGCGCGCCGGCCAGCACGGTCAGCGGGGCGGCGGCAGGCGCCGCAGGGGCGCTTTGCGCGGCAGCGTCTGCGGCACTGGCGGCAGCGGCGGCGGACGCGGCGGCCGCACCCGCGCCGGCGGCGGCCAGCAATTTGCGTCCGCCCCACACCAGTAGCAACAGCAGCAGCGGCAACAGCAGCAGATAGATCACCAGATCGTCGGTGCCGGGCATGCGGCGCGTCTCGCGCCAATACCACACCGCGCCCAGCCAGCAGGCGGCGAAAGCGGCGGCGACGATCAGGCTACGACTGAGCCAGGGGCGCATCAGCGGCGCCCGTCCATGTGAATACTGTGCATGCGGCTAGACCTGGTCCTTGGTGGCTTGCTGGCTGGCGATCAGGCTGGCGCCGCAACTGGTTTTGTCGCCGTCGCGGGCGACCGGCATGCCGTCGACGATCATGGTCGAGTCGCCGCTGACGATCACGCCCGGCGTGTGGCCGGGAATAGGGCACACCACCATGTCGCCGACGCGGGCGATCGGAATTCCGCCGCTGTCGCTTAACATCGACGCGCTCACCACCACGCCGCCGTGCGACGTCTTGTCTCCCAACCGTATCACCGGACCAGCCATCTCGTCTCCTTAACCTTTTCGTTTCATCACGCCGGCCACCCGCAACTCGGTGTGCCCGAAATCCATCATTTTCCAGCGGCCGCCCCAGGTCAGGCCGACCGACTCGGCCACCTGGCCGTACAGTTCGTATCCACGCATGGCCCACGGATCTTTTTCCGAGATCACCAGCTTGCCGTCACGCAAGAAGGCGCAATCGGCGGCCAGGCCATATTGGTGCCAGCTCTGGAAGGCGGCCGCGTTGGTCACGTTGCTGCCCATGCCGGCCAGCATGTTCTGGCGCTCGGGACTGCGGTAGCCCTCCAGGATCGCCATATCATAACCGTGTTGCTCTTTCATTATCTTAAATACCGTTAACAAGCGCTGGGTATATTCCGGGTCCATCAGCGACCAGTTGCGGCTGGCCGATACCAGCATCGGACGCTCGCGCTCGATCTCGGCCGTGGCGAACACGGTCGGCGGCAGCGCCACCGGCGGCACCAGTTCCTCGCCTTGCAACAGTCCGGCCACCTGGCTGTTCACCTCGCGCGTCGAGACGTCGTAGGCGCCCAGCATGTTCTTGCCGCTCGCCAGGAAGGCCAGGGTCGGCGGCAGGCTGAGCAGCAAGAGTCCGGCCAGGCACAGCCGGTAATGGCGCTTGACGAACGCGGCAAGGCCCTGCGCGGACGCCGCCCCCGACTGCAACAACACTCCCGCACCGGCCGTCTGCCGGCGCTTCAGGCCGGCGAAGCGTCGCTGCAGCGCGGATTCGGCTCGCGCCGCCCGCTCCAGTACATAGGCGCGGCCGGCCGGGAATAGCACCAGCCAGCTGATCAGGCAAGCCAGCAGAAAATAGAGCACCACCGCCAGTAAAAACACGACTACCTCAACCCTGACAACGTTCATCGGCGCCTCGCGGCGGCCACTTTTATAAACTTTCTTTACTGCTAGATTAATTATTGCTTGAGAGTATATCTTACTAGTCTGATAATGTGATGACTATTCGGTTCAATTGTGCGCATGTTGAGTGCGCGTTCAGTTAACGTTCTAACATGCGTCGCATCGCTGTTGAATATAGTAAAGTATTGCAATAACTGACAGGAGTTCGTATTTTGCAACGAAAAGATGAGAGTCCCAAGCCCTCCCGGCCGAGTTTGTTGACCCCGGCGCAGCAGGAAGAGGCGGACCGCAACCGCATATTATCCACGCTTGAGTCCGGCAGTGGCGCAGCCAAGCCGGCCGCCAAGCGTGGCCGCTCGCCGCTGGTGTGGGCGGGATTGGGCGTAGCTTTGCTGATGATCGCAGTGGGCATCGGCACTTATGTGACGCGCGAGACCGCGCACAGCGAAGTGATGACGTCGGTTGCCGCGGCCAGCAAGGAGCTGCCGCCGGCAACTGCGCCGGCTGTCGCTGCCGCTCCGGCTCCGGCTGCTGCGGCCGAGGTGTCGGCCGACGAGGTGCTGGCGTCGGCGGCGCCGGCGGCCGTCATCAACGACGACCGGGCCGCCCAGCAGGCGCCCGAAAAGCAGGAAAGCCTGAGCGAAATGCTCAACGCCGGCGGGCAAACTGCGGCGCCTGCGGCCAAGCCGGGCAACGACG is part of the Oxalobacteraceae bacterium OTU3CAMAD1 genome and encodes:
- a CDS encoding PAAR domain-containing protein, giving the protein MAGPVIRLGDKTSHGGVVVSASMLSDSGGIPIARVGDMVVCPIPGHTPGVIVSGDSTMIVDGMPVARDGDKTSCGASLIASQQATKDQV
- the tssM gene encoding type VI secretion system membrane subunit TssM; protein product: MQRFWHFLTARFSLAVIGFAAFAAALLIAAAVFEISYQWVLIVLLVALLLYGAVWLFKRYRRQRSGAAFGGMLEQQTGASKADAAQREENEALRKRMMEAIGTIKTSKLGQLSGDAALYELPWYMVIGNPAAGKSTAIASSGLQFPFADSKIVQGVGGTRNCDWFFTTDGILLDTAGRYSVSEEDRGEWLGFLALLKKYRKRAPINGIIIAVSVAELTGSRPEFAINLAKNLRQRVQELTEKLEVHAPVYVVFTKADLITGFNEFFQDAERGERDKVWGATLPYSQTSSKQDVLEQFDQRFDELYDGLKDLSLANMALQWRERMPPGVFTFPLEFSSIKGPLRTFIATLFEENPFQFKPVFRGFYFTSALQEGESVSASSERVAHRFDLQMLPAAQSEVQDQHGYFLLNLFRKVIFADKDLVAQYASPAKTRMRYATFFGAMALVGLALGGWSWSYLANRQLVNNVQADLAQAVKVQEKRLDLASRFEALEILQDRIEQLESYRTDRPLSLGLGLYQGEFLERKLREEYFSGLKEVMLKPVGQSIEAFLGEVNSGADKLEPMSRPPQSGALNAAATAPVAGAVPAVPGAVVPAVAPGAAPGALPGTVALSPAAAVNFGALQFKDANPANVEDAYNALKTYLMLTDKSRAEASHLNDQLTRFWRVWLDSNRGTMPREQMIRSAERMISFYLSQMSDPSWPTIEPKLALVDQSRDNLRKVVRGLPARERVYADVKARAATRFPSMTVARIVGEQDKELVVGSYAIPGTFTREAWDKFIQEAFRDAANRELQSSDWVLKTAAKDDLTLEGSPEQIQKALVELYKNDYAKEWQKFIQGVSIRELNGFDQAASAMNRLGDPQASPIDKLIKTVYEQTSWDNPSLIDAGLQRAQRGVVEWFKQTILRQKPSGIDVNINTSAAPGAAPIPMGPVGREFSGVAKLVVSKDKGATLMGGYMDALSKLRGRFNQIKNQGDTGPGAKQFMQQTLDGTGSELAEALKYVDEQMLVGMTDQQRQAIRPLLVRPLMQTFAVIVRPTETEVNKVWTAQVLEPFNRSLALKYPFAPESKLEATDAEIGQMFGPDGAIAKYFNTTIGPLVVRRGDTLSAKTWANMGINLAPGVVSSFPSWVAPLSAGGVAAQAGASESQTRFDVQALGATGATEFTIEIDGQALRWRGQPQPFVHMVWPNPQGTPGSRITAITPEGRTVVLLNEPGHFGLKKMIDAAKRTRKDSGVFELSWENSNVVVRANLKIVGTTQAAPAAAPAPGSAAGFRRMRLPEIITAPAPVAAAAAPAAAAAPAAAAPAAAPAAPRSQP
- a CDS encoding M15 family metallopeptidase → MFLLAVVLYFLLACLISWLVLFPAGRAYVLERAARAESALQRRFAGLKRRQTAGAGVLLQSGAASAQGLAAFVKRHYRLCLAGLLLLSLPPTLAFLASGKNMLGAYDVSTREVNSQVAGLLQGEELVPPVALPPTVFATAEIERERPMLVSASRNWSLMDPEYTQRLLTVFKIMKEQHGYDMAILEGYRSPERQNMLAGMGSNVTNAAAFQSWHQYGLAADCAFLRDGKLVISEKDPWAMRGYELYGQVAESVGLTWGGRWKMMDFGHTELRVAGVMKRKG